The following are encoded in a window of Thermodesulfovibrionales bacterium genomic DNA:
- the ileS gene encoding isoleucine--tRNA ligase, whose protein sequence is MDYKDTLNLPQTDFPMKANLAQREPEILAFWEGKKIYEKIQDKNREDASYILHDGPPYANGHIHIGHALNKVLKDIIVKYKSMQGFSSPYIPGWDCHGLPIELQVDKNLGEKKEKVDLLEKRKLCRDYAAKFVDVQREEFQRLGVFGDWSSPYLTMTNSYEGAIVEEFVKCVKAGYVYKGKKPVHWCPSCVTALAEAEVEYADKESPSIFVKFAVAQESLRRYLPALKGRKVFVIIWTTTPWTLPANLAVAFHPDFEYAAVEAGNEVYIIAGGRLDALRERIGLTGPVIAKASGKELEGMEVLHPFVERVSRAVLGDFVSLEEGTGIVHIAPGHGEDDYETGLKYGLDIFAPVDDKGRFTEQAGDLAGEFVFKANPLIIETLRKRNALVNEEKITHSYPHCWRCKKPVLFRATEQWFISMEQRDLRQRCLGEIERVRWIPSWGKERIYGMVANRPDWCISRQRAWGVPITLLKCGECGRFVEDHDLLDGIVRLVESHGADIWFTKKAEELLPPGYVCTSCGGKVFSKETDILDVWFDSGVSHAAVLGKDERLSWPADMYLEGSDQHRGWFQSSLIASVGTREAAPYRTVLTHGFVVDGQGKKMSKSLGNVVAPQDIIKANGAEIVRLWVSAEDYRDDIKISKEIIDRLVEAYRKIRNTARFLLGNLFDYDGKDYRHGLLEIDRWAMSRLQGLVRKVTDAFERFEFHQVYHSVHNFCIVDMSSFYLDILKDRLYTAKTDSPERRAAQWVLHQILSVMTRLMAPVLSFTAEEIWGFMPGRDEESVFLTHFPVFDEEFHNGPLEEKWERLIAVRNAVNKALEIKRQEKFIGNSLEAKVILSLPDEDYALLDAYRNFLKALFIVSDVEIGRGPVSGEGVFESPELPGITITVTKAEGGKCQRCWNWSTRVGTFEDAPDLCERCYNVVE, encoded by the coding sequence ATGGACTACAAGGACACCCTTAATCTTCCGCAGACGGACTTTCCGATGAAGGCAAACCTCGCCCAGAGGGAGCCCGAGATCCTCGCCTTCTGGGAAGGAAAGAAGATATACGAAAAGATACAGGATAAGAATAGAGAGGACGCTTCATACATCCTCCACGACGGTCCGCCGTACGCGAACGGCCATATTCATATCGGCCATGCCCTGAACAAGGTACTGAAAGACATCATCGTAAAATACAAGTCTATGCAGGGCTTCTCTTCCCCTTATATTCCTGGCTGGGACTGCCACGGTCTTCCGATTGAACTCCAGGTCGACAAGAACCTCGGTGAGAAGAAGGAAAAGGTGGACCTCCTCGAAAAGAGAAAGCTCTGCAGGGATTATGCGGCGAAGTTCGTTGATGTCCAGAGGGAAGAGTTTCAAAGGCTCGGCGTCTTTGGCGACTGGTCTTCACCGTATCTCACCATGACGAATTCATACGAGGGGGCAATCGTCGAGGAGTTTGTGAAGTGTGTAAAGGCCGGCTATGTTTATAAAGGGAAGAAACCGGTGCACTGGTGTCCCTCCTGCGTCACAGCCCTTGCAGAGGCAGAGGTCGAGTATGCTGACAAGGAGTCTCCGTCAATATTCGTAAAGTTTGCCGTTGCCCAAGAGAGCCTCAGGAGATACCTCCCCGCGCTCAAGGGCAGGAAGGTCTTTGTGATCATCTGGACGACGACCCCCTGGACCTTGCCTGCAAACCTGGCTGTGGCGTTTCACCCGGATTTTGAGTATGCAGCAGTCGAAGCGGGGAATGAAGTCTATATCATTGCCGGGGGCAGGCTCGATGCGCTCAGAGAGAGGATAGGCCTCACGGGTCCTGTCATCGCAAAGGCCTCGGGCAAAGAACTCGAAGGCATGGAAGTGCTCCATCCCTTCGTTGAGAGAGTGTCGAGGGCTGTCCTGGGGGATTTTGTCTCTCTCGAAGAAGGAACGGGCATTGTCCATATAGCGCCTGGCCATGGCGAGGATGATTACGAGACCGGACTGAAATACGGTCTGGACATTTTTGCTCCTGTCGACGACAAGGGGAGATTCACCGAGCAGGCAGGCGACCTGGCGGGAGAATTCGTATTCAAGGCGAATCCCCTCATCATTGAGACCCTGAGGAAGAGGAATGCGTTGGTCAATGAAGAGAAGATCACCCATTCTTATCCCCATTGCTGGAGGTGCAAGAAGCCTGTGCTCTTCCGTGCAACGGAGCAATGGTTCATCTCGATGGAGCAGCGTGACCTGAGGCAGAGGTGTCTCGGAGAGATAGAGAGGGTGCGGTGGATCCCCTCCTGGGGTAAAGAGAGGATTTACGGCATGGTGGCGAACAGGCCTGACTGGTGTATCTCCCGGCAGCGTGCCTGGGGGGTTCCGATAACGCTTCTGAAGTGCGGCGAATGCGGCCGGTTTGTCGAAGACCATGATCTCCTCGATGGCATTGTGAGACTTGTCGAGAGCCATGGAGCAGATATCTGGTTCACGAAAAAGGCTGAAGAACTGTTGCCTCCGGGATACGTCTGCACGAGCTGCGGAGGAAAGGTTTTTTCAAAGGAAACGGATATACTCGACGTCTGGTTTGATTCCGGCGTCAGCCACGCTGCGGTATTGGGAAAGGACGAGAGACTTTCCTGGCCCGCTGATATGTATCTGGAAGGAAGCGATCAGCACAGGGGGTGGTTTCAGAGCTCGCTCATCGCCTCTGTCGGAACAAGGGAGGCCGCGCCTTACAGGACGGTCCTCACCCATGGTTTTGTCGTTGACGGTCAGGGCAAGAAGATGTCGAAGTCTCTCGGCAATGTGGTGGCGCCGCAGGATATTATCAAGGCAAACGGGGCAGAAATCGTGAGACTCTGGGTCTCTGCTGAGGACTACAGGGACGACATAAAGATATCCAAGGAGATCATCGACAGGCTCGTTGAAGCGTACCGGAAGATACGGAATACAGCCCGGTTCCTCCTCGGAAACCTCTTTGACTATGACGGGAAGGATTATCGCCATGGCCTCCTCGAGATCGACAGGTGGGCCATGTCCCGTCTCCAGGGGCTCGTGAGGAAGGTCACCGACGCCTTTGAGAGGTTTGAATTCCATCAGGTCTACCACAGCGTCCATAATTTCTGCATCGTTGATATGAGTTCGTTTTATCTCGATATCCTGAAGGACAGGCTCTATACAGCAAAGACCGATTCTCCGGAGCGGAGGGCTGCTCAATGGGTCCTCCATCAAATCCTTTCCGTTATGACGAGGCTCATGGCCCCCGTGCTCTCTTTCACCGCCGAGGAGATCTGGGGCTTTATGCCCGGAAGGGACGAGGAGAGCGTATTCCTGACACACTTCCCTGTTTTCGATGAAGAGTTCCACAATGGGCCGCTCGAAGAGAAGTGGGAGAGACTCATTGCCGTCCGGAATGCCGTGAACAAGGCCCTTGAGATAAAACGGCAGGAGAAGTTCATCGGTAATTCCCTCGAGGCAAAGGTCATCCTTTCTCTTCCTGACGAGGACTATGCCCTTCTCGACGCGTACCGGAACTTCCTGAAAGCGCTCTTCATAGTCTCTGACGTCGAAATCGGGAGGGGGCCTGTCAGCGGTGAAGGTGTTTTTGAGAGCCCTGAGCTGCCGGGCATTACGATCACGGTCACGAAGGCGGAAGGCGGGAAATGTCAGAGGTGCTGGAACTGGAGCACAAGAGTCGGGACCTTCGAAGACGCACCCGATCTCTGCGAGAGATGTTATAATGTCGTAGAATGA
- the lspA gene encoding signal peptidase II: MKKAAYLLVALAIVLFDQITKHIARDSIGPFEIKKILPFLQLVSVRNEGAAFGLFAALGNTTFILISVVAIIVVLVLLMRTGEDRFGLALVLGGAIGNLIDRIVFGKVTDFIDVFAGRFHWPAFNVADSSLTVGLVVLLFHSFFPGKRENPL, from the coding sequence ATGAAAAAGGCCGCATATCTCCTCGTTGCACTCGCTATCGTCCTCTTTGACCAGATCACAAAACATATCGCAAGGGATTCGATAGGTCCCTTTGAGATCAAGAAGATCCTTCCGTTCCTCCAGCTCGTCAGCGTCAGGAACGAGGGCGCAGCCTTCGGTCTCTTCGCGGCTCTCGGAAATACGACCTTCATCCTCATTTCCGTAGTCGCGATCATCGTCGTCCTGGTTCTCCTCATGAGGACCGGGGAAGACCGCTTCGGACTCGCTCTCGTACTGGGCGGGGCAATCGGCAACCTCATAGACAGGATCGTTTTCGGCAAAGTGACGGACTTCATCGATGTCTTTGCAGGCAGGTTCCACTGGCCCGCATTCAACGTCGCAGATTCATCTCTTACCGTCGGACTCGTAGTGCTGCTCTTCCATTCCTTCTTCCCGGGGAAGAGGGAGAATCCGCTGTAA
- the lgt gene encoding prolipoprotein diacylglyceryl transferase codes for MHPILIRIGPLTIHTYGLLVAAGFLVGLLLAGREAKRQSVASERIMDMGFYILLAAIVGSRLLFVVVSADHYVRHPLDIFKIWEGGLVFYGGLLLAVPVAIWYLRRHRLDTWKVADIFAPSLPIGHAIGRLGCYAAGCCYGREAHGLPWAVTFSDPDCLAKIGVPLHPVQLYESVGEFLNFLILIALRRHQSFKGQLFWTYVLLYSMLRFGVEFFRGDEVRGFILSGISVSQGISIVTALAALVVMKRLSRKPDAIPR; via the coding sequence ATGCACCCGATACTTATCAGGATCGGGCCCCTCACGATACACACTTACGGCCTTCTGGTCGCGGCAGGCTTTCTCGTCGGCCTCCTCCTTGCCGGTCGTGAGGCAAAGAGGCAGAGTGTTGCCTCTGAGAGGATCATGGATATGGGTTTCTATATCCTCCTCGCCGCTATTGTCGGGTCAAGGCTTCTCTTTGTCGTGGTGAGTGCGGACCATTATGTGAGACATCCCCTCGATATCTTCAAGATATGGGAAGGAGGGCTTGTCTTTTACGGGGGACTCCTTCTCGCAGTTCCTGTGGCGATATGGTATCTGAGGAGACATCGGCTCGACACCTGGAAGGTCGCGGATATATTCGCCCCGTCCCTCCCGATCGGCCATGCCATTGGCAGGCTCGGCTGTTATGCAGCGGGGTGTTGTTATGGGAGAGAAGCCCATGGACTGCCGTGGGCCGTCACGTTTTCGGACCCCGATTGTCTCGCCAAGATAGGCGTACCGCTCCATCCTGTTCAGTTGTACGAGTCCGTCGGAGAGTTCCTCAATTTTCTTATCCTCATCGCCCTCAGGAGACATCAGTCCTTTAAAGGGCAGTTGTTCTGGACGTACGTTCTCCTCTATTCGATGCTGAGGTTCGGTGTCGAGTTCTTCAGGGGAGACGAGGTGAGGGGATTCATCCTGTCGGGAATCTCTGTTTCCCAGGGCATCAGCATTGTCACCGCTTTGGCCGCCTTGGTCGTAATGAAGAGGCTTTCCCGAAAACCAGACGCAATCCCGAGATGA
- a CDS encoding NapC/NirT family cytochrome c, with the protein MGRQRLKEFFDRLIEHITGFVLALIAIIGILGSVVGYKYYRHTQDDPEFCMSCHMMKEAFQEWQRGKHRDFTCQKCHNLSLIEQNQLLVSFVVKTPGPFSQSHGRKKPWLQCKTCHLSEVAQGSALRKSYGHARHVFMLNIECKVCHGKSLHLFKPNENACKECHTDKGVHGIGMEAFSCLKCHSFSEKTPTMVSKDRCLKCHKERFEGPMSSFQCHQCHKPHGKIKLTSEDCLRQCHQSEVKVGQHALHMKKKMECLDCHKAHTWVVGQKAAKGLCNRCHVLKDPKTFVY; encoded by the coding sequence ATGGGACGGCAGAGACTGAAGGAATTTTTTGACAGGCTGATCGAACACATCACGGGATTTGTCCTCGCCCTCATAGCGATCATCGGTATCCTCGGCAGCGTGGTAGGGTATAAGTATTACCGGCACACCCAGGATGACCCAGAGTTCTGCATGTCATGCCATATGATGAAGGAGGCCTTTCAGGAATGGCAGAGGGGAAAGCACCGGGATTTTACCTGTCAGAAATGCCATAATCTCAGCCTCATCGAGCAGAATCAACTGCTCGTCTCCTTTGTGGTGAAGACCCCCGGGCCTTTTTCGCAGTCCCACGGCAGAAAGAAACCGTGGCTCCAATGCAAGACGTGCCATCTCAGCGAGGTTGCCCAGGGTTCAGCTTTGCGAAAGTCCTACGGTCATGCAAGACATGTCTTTATGCTCAATATCGAATGCAAGGTCTGTCACGGTAAGAGTCTCCATCTCTTTAAACCCAATGAGAATGCGTGCAAGGAATGTCACACGGACAAAGGAGTTCACGGTATCGGCATGGAAGCCTTCTCCTGTCTCAAGTGCCATTCTTTCTCGGAGAAGACACCGACGATGGTCTCGAAAGACCGGTGTCTGAAGTGCCATAAGGAGCGCTTCGAGGGCCCGATGTCGAGTTTCCAATGCCACCAATGCCACAAACCCCACGGGAAAATAAAACTCACGTCAGAAGATTGTCTCAGACAATGCCATCAGAGCGAAGTAAAAGTGGGACAGCATGCGCTCCACATGAAGAAGAAGATGGAGTGTCTCGATTGCCACAAGGCTCACACCTGGGTAGTCGGGCAGAAAGCGGCAAAGGGCCTCTGCAACAGATGCCATGTGTTGAAGGACCCGAAGACCTTTGTCTATTAA
- a CDS encoding nucleotidyltransferase domain-containing protein, whose protein sequence is MKTKTQNQSHAFKRPIDDFKRELSALYKDRLKQIILYGSWARVEATGKSDINVALVLQGRVKPGQEIDRIIDIASDLNSKHGVLLSVYPVSEHDYRHIKSPLLMNIRKEGVPV, encoded by the coding sequence ATGAAAACTAAGACTCAGAACCAAAGCCACGCATTCAAAAGACCGATCGATGATTTCAAAAGGGAATTATCCGCCTTATATAAAGACAGGCTGAAGCAGATAATCCTCTACGGCTCATGGGCAAGGGTGGAGGCGACAGGAAAGTCTGACATTAACGTGGCATTAGTGCTTCAGGGAAGAGTCAAGCCGGGGCAGGAAATTGACAGGATAATAGACATTGCTTCCGACCTGAATTCCAAACACGGCGTATTATTGTCCGTCTATCCGGTTTCGGAACATGACTACCGCCACATCAAAAGCCCTCTCCTGATGAATATCCGCAAGGAAGGAGTGCCGGTTTGA